The Brassica napus cultivar Da-Ae chromosome C7, Da-Ae, whole genome shotgun sequence genome has a segment encoding these proteins:
- the LOC111202962 gene encoding adenosylhomocysteinase 2-like: MALLVEKTSSGREYKVKDMSQADFGRLEIELAEVEMPGLVSCRTEFGPSQPFKGARITGSLHMTIQTAVLIETLTALGAEVRWCSCNIFSTQDHAAAAIARDSAAVFAWKGETLQEYWWCTERALDWGPGGGPDLIVDDGGDATLLIHEGVKAEEIFAKTGQVPDPTSTDNPEFQIVLSIIKDGLQVDPKKYHKMKERLVGVSEETTTGVKRLYQMQETGALLFPAINVNDSVTKSKFDNLYGCRHSLPDGLMRATDVMIAGKVAVICGYGDVGKGCAAAMKTAGARVIVTEIDPICALQALMEGLQVLTLEDVVSEADIFCTTTGNKDIIMVDHMRKMKNNAIVCNIGHFDNEIDMLGLETFPGVKRITIKPQTDRWVFPDTKTGIIVLAEGRLMNLGCATGHPSFVMSCSFTNQVIAQLELWNEKSSGKYEKKVYVLPKHLDEKVAALHLGKLGARLTKLTKDQSDYVSIPVEGPYKPVHYRY, encoded by the exons atGGCGTTGCTTGTAGAGAAGACGTCGAGTGGGCGTGAGTACAAGGTCAAGGACATGTCTCAGGCCGACTTCGGCCGTCTCGAGATCGAGCTCGCCGAGGTCGAGATGCCTGGACTCGTCTCTTGCCGCACCGAGTTCGGACCTTCTCAGCCCTTCAAAGGCGCTAGGATCACCGGTTCTCTCCACATGACGATCCAAACCGCCGTTCTCATCGAAACGCTAACCGCTCTCGGCGCAGAGGTCAGGTGGTGCTCCTGCAACATCTTCTCCACCCAGGACCACGCCGCCGCAGCCATCGCCCGTGACTCCGCCGCCGTGTTCGCGTGGAAAGGAGAGACTCTCCAGGAGTACTGGTGGTGCACGGAGAGAGCTCTTGATTGGGGTCCGGGAGGTGGTCCTGACCTGATTGTTGACGATGGTGGTGACGCGACGCTCTTGATCCATGAAGGTGTTAAGGCTGAAGAGATCTTTGCCAAGACCGGTCAGGTCCCTGATCCGACATCTACTGATAATCCTGAGTTTCAGATTGTGTTGTCGATTATTAAAGATGGTCTTCAAGTTGATCCCAAGAAGTACCATAAGATGAAGGAGAGATTGGTTGGTGTTTCTGAGGAAACGACCACTGGTGTTAAGAGGCTTTACCAGATGCAGGAGACTGGAGCTCTTTTGTTCCCTGCCATTAACGTCAATGATTCCGTCACTAAGAGCAAG TTTGACAACTTGTATGGATGTCGCCACTCTCTCCCCGACGGTCTCATGAGAGCCACTGATGTCATGATCGCCGGAAAGGTCGCTGTTATCTGCGGTTATGGTGACGTCGGAAAGGGTTGTGCTGCGGCCATGAAAACCGCTGGTGCCCGTGTCATCGTCACTGAGATCGATCCAATCTGTGCCCTTCAGGCTCTCATGGAAGGCCTTCAAGTTCTAACCCTCGAGGACGTTGTATCAGAAGCTGACATCTTTTGCACCACCACTGGAAACAAAGACATCATCATGGTCGACCAcatgaggaagatgaagaacaaCGCCATTGTCTGCAACATTGGTCACTTTGACAACGAAATCGACATGCTCGGGCTCGAGACTTTCCCTGGTGTGAAACGTATCACCATCAAGCCGCAGACTGATAGGTGGGTGTTTCCCGACACCAAGACAGGCATCATTGTGCTAGCAGAGGGTCGTCTGATGAACTTGGGTTGTGCTACTGGACACCCAAGTTTCGTGATGTCGTGCTCGTTCACCAACCAGGTGATTGCACAGCTTGAGCTCTGGAACGAGAAGTCGAGTGGGAAGTATGAGAAGAAGGTGTATGTTCTGCCTAAGCATTTAGATGAGAA